GATAAGATCATCGGAGTTCAAACCGTTAGTTATGTTATTGTCGAGGAGATTGCCGTCAAATATATCGAAAAAAATCGGGTTAGCCATTGTCTTTCTTTTGTCCTAAGTACAACTAGACCAATCAACTCGCTTGGATTGTGCGAGCTAACCAGCCCTAGAGATGGAAACATCTAGATTATGTCAGGGAACAACTCACACAACAGGCAAGAGTCGAGAGAACCTTGTCTATTAGATACCAATGCCGCCATTATACAGCAAAGAATAGCCAAAAAGTAATTAGCAAAATAAATTTTAATATTAAGTACCTAAGCAAAATTAATTACACATTTCGATAAAGCTTTTGCCTATTGCCTATTGCCTCTTGCCTATCTTCACTAGGAAATTTATTTTGCACGACTACTTACCTGAGTTCGGGTTAAGCAGATTATCGCCGCCCATGAAAATATTCTGATTGACGAATTTGCCTTATTTCTGAACTTCCCCCCTATAAATATAGTAGCTATGGCTAAAAGTCTTACAGAGCTTGAGCTAAAGCAATGTAAAACCAATAAACTACTCTAGATACAGTCAACGGTACAGCCATACTTCCCACTTCCCACTGACAGAAGAGGGCTATAATTAATCTTATAGACAGTCGCTCGAGAGCAACAATATGTTAAATGCAGTGGAATTTAAAGCCAAAATCAAACAAGGTATCATCGAAATTCCCGAAGAATACCAACAGGACTTGAGGGAAGACAGCGAAGTTCAAGTTATTGTGATCAAACAAAATAAAAAAGTATCAACCACTGGAATCATTGCCCAATTAACTCAAAATCCCGTTGCTGTTAAAGGTATTCGTCAATTAAATCGGGAAGAAATTCATCAGCTATAATTATGACCAATTCTCTTTGTTTTTGTGATTCTAATATCTGGCTATACCGTCTTTTAATAGACCCAGAGTGTAACGATGCTGAAGAAATGCGAAAACGCAATCTAGCGAACGCTTTAACTAGCAGGGAAAATATCTTAATCAGTACGCAAATTATTAATGAAGTTTGCGCTGTTTTATCCAAAAAAGCTAAAATAAGTGAAATTCAAATTAGACAAATTATCCAAGAATTTTACGATGGATGTGTTGTTATTCAACTTGATCGCAATATTATTTTAAGAGCCTCTGAACTCCGCACTCAATACAGTTTTTCTTTTTGGGATAGTTTAATTGTAGCTAGTGCCTTAGCATCCGATGCTAGTATTCTTTACTCTGAAGATATGCAGGATGGGTTAATAATATCCAATCAACTAACTTTAATTAATCCTTTTCGATCGAGTTGATTATCAGTATGATATTATTGAATTACTCATTTAATCAATAGTGATGAATAGGCAACAAAAGCGAGTTTTATCCCTCTTTTCTGGCTGCGGGGGAATGGACTTAGGATTAGAGGGAGGTTTTTGGGTACACCAAGACTGTGTTAATGAAAATATTCATCAAGATTGGATAGTAGAAAGACGGGAACCATGGCTAAAACTACCGCGCACTACTTTTGAAACTGTCTTTGCTAATGATATAACTAAAGCTGCTCATAATGCTTGGATTCCCTACTTTGAAAAAAGGTGTAAAAAGAATGTATTTCACTTGGGGAGTATTGTAGATTTAGTCAAACAAGCAGAAAAAGGAGAGTTTCAGTTTCCCAGTAATATCGATGTAGTAACGGGAGGTTTTCCCTGTCAAGATTTTAGTGTTTCAGGAAAAAGAAAGGGGTTTAATTCTCACAAAAGTCACACGGGTAAACTACTAGACGAGAGTGAAGATAGTTTTCAGGATAATCGCGGAAAACTTTATTATTGGATGAAGAGAGTTATTGAATTAACCTTACCTAAAGTTTTTATTGCTGAAAATGTCAAAGGTTTAATCTCTTTGGCTAATCTTAAAGATATAATTGAAGATGATTTTAGTGCCATTGGTAAAGATGGATATATAGTTATCCCTAAACTTCTCTTTGCTCCCGATTACGGAATTACCCAAACTAGGGAAAGAATTATCTTTATCGGTTTAAATAAAACCTATTTAAAAGCAACAGCGATAGGACATCTAGAAAATAATGATATTTTTCCGCCTCCAACCCATAAAGTTAAAACTTACAGTACAGTGGGTCAGATATTATCAGGTTTAGCAGAACCGGAAGATGAGTTATTTGACCTCTCACAAAAAAGTTATTCAAAAGCTAAATATTATGGTAAAACTCAGGGACAAATCGAGGTTAATTTACAGGGTTTAGGTCCGACTATTCGCTCGGAACATCACGGCAATATTGAATTTAGGAGATTATCTTTAGAATTAGGGGTAAAGATAGTTAATGAGTTAGAAGCAGGGTTAAAAATGAGACGTTTAACTGTGCGGGAATGTGCGAGAATACAGACTTTTTCCGATGATTTTCAATTTGTGCGTCAACAAAACAAGGGAGATGGAAAATATTCACTTTCGGCTACGGATGGTTACAAACTAATTGGTAATGCTGTCCCACCTTTGCTTGCTTACCACATTGCTAGACACCTAGAACATCAATGGAATTATTTGTTTGAAGATATTTATTCAGTCAGCAAAAATTTATGTGTAGCATTGCCTTAATAATTGGGTGCATCTCATTTTTATAAATCTACTAAGTTGGGGTTTTTAAAGGGAACCTCTCTTTGAAAATTGGGCGTTACTTTCGATTTTATGACTCAATCCAAGCTTTTGGGGGGTTCTACCCCCCAAACCCCTCGCGCATTTGCTTTTCGGTGAGATGCTTACACGCAGTTGTTAATATACTTGTACCAATTTAAGATTCACCAATAATTGCCGATTGTCGCTATTTCTGCAAATGTGAGATGCAGCCTTAATAATTTCTGCTAATAATGTTTCTATACTTGCCATGGTTTACTAATCCTAAATTGAGAAAACAAATTATAATCTTTTTAGATGAACGTAGGTTGGGTTGAAGTATGAAACCCAACGCCCGCTCATGTTACGCTACCGCTAACCCATCCTACAAATAATTGTGCCTCCCTACTTAATTGGGCATCAACTCCTCAAAATCACAACTTGACACCTCACCCTTAAGATAACTGCCATAACCTGAGTTCGGAATCAG
This Microcystis wesenbergii NRERC-220 DNA region includes the following protein-coding sequences:
- a CDS encoding PIN domain-containing protein, with the protein product MTNSLCFCDSNIWLYRLLIDPECNDAEEMRKRNLANALTSRENILISTQIINEVCAVLSKKAKISEIQIRQIIQEFYDGCVVIQLDRNIILRASELRTQYSFSFWDSLIVASALASDASILYSEDMQDGLIISNQLTLINPFRSS
- a CDS encoding DNA cytosine methyltransferase — its product is MNRQQKRVLSLFSGCGGMDLGLEGGFWVHQDCVNENIHQDWIVERREPWLKLPRTTFETVFANDITKAAHNAWIPYFEKRCKKNVFHLGSIVDLVKQAEKGEFQFPSNIDVVTGGFPCQDFSVSGKRKGFNSHKSHTGKLLDESEDSFQDNRGKLYYWMKRVIELTLPKVFIAENVKGLISLANLKDIIEDDFSAIGKDGYIVIPKLLFAPDYGITQTRERIIFIGLNKTYLKATAIGHLENNDIFPPPTHKVKTYSTVGQILSGLAEPEDELFDLSQKSYSKAKYYGKTQGQIEVNLQGLGPTIRSEHHGNIEFRRLSLELGVKIVNELEAGLKMRRLTVRECARIQTFSDDFQFVRQQNKGDGKYSLSATDGYKLIGNAVPPLLAYHIARHLEHQWNYLFEDIYSVSKNLCVALP